A genomic window from Megalobrama amblycephala isolate DHTTF-2021 linkage group LG2, ASM1881202v1, whole genome shotgun sequence includes:
- the lpar3 gene encoding lysophosphatidic acid receptor 3, protein MARNNVCYHDQRMDFFYNNSNTTSDEWDKTQLILVQCVGSICCCFILVANAMIIAAVVTNRRFHYPFYYLLANLAASDFLAGIAYVYLMFNTGKISRDLTVQAYFFRQGLLDASLSASLTNLLVIALERYISIMNWKVHSNLTKRRVTLLIALVWGISIFMGAVPSLGWNCVCSLDLCSKLAPIFSRSYLIFWSMSNLVLFLIMVGIYLRIYLYVMKKTAVLKAHTSGSINRKRTPIKLIKTVMTVLGAFVICWTPGLVVLLLDGLKCERCEVLKFKRWLLLLAVLNSVINPIIYSYRDEEMWTTIKNLMCCVRIGTRRQRSSKANIQRGSGRETSSSLKENTAEDSKVSTQEMLKS, encoded by the exons ATGGCAAGGAATAACGTTTGCTACCATGACCAGCGCATGGACTTTTtctacaacaacagcaacacaaCCTCAGATGAATGGGATAAAACGCAGCTCATCCTGGTTCAGTGTGTTGGATCCATCTGCTGTTGCTTCATCCTAGTGGCCAACGCCATGATCATTGCAGCGGTGGTGACAAACAGAAGGTTTCACTATCCCTTCTACTATCTCCTCGCCAATCTCGCCGCCTCAGACTTTCTCGCTGGGATCGCTTACGTGTATCTCATGTTCAATACAGGGAAAATATCTCGTGATCTAACGGTTCAAGCCTACTTCTTTCGGCAGGGTTTGCTGGATGCGAGTCTCTCCGCTTCCCTGACCAACCTCCTAGTGATCGCACTCGAGCGCTACATCTCTATCATGAACTGGAAGGTCCACAGTAACCTCACCAAACGTCGAGTGACCCTGTTGATTGCCCTTGTGTGGGGTATATCGATATTCATGGGGGCCGTGCCTAGTCTGGGCTGGAACTGCGTCTGTAGTCTGGACTTGTGCTCCAAACTGGCTCCCATATTTAGCCGGAGCTACCTAATCTTCTGGTCCATGTCCAACCTGGTGCTCTTTCTCATTATGGTGGGCATATACTTGAGGATATACCTCTATGTGATGAAAAAGACTGCAGTCTTGAAGGCGCACACTTCTGGATCTATAAATCGTAAGAGGACGCCAATCAAACTCATCAAAACTGTGATGACTGTACTAG GAGCGTTTGTGATCTGTTGGACCCCTGGACTTGTGGTTCTTCTCCTGGATGGACTCAAGTGTGAAAGATGTGAGGTCCTGAAATTCAAACGCTGGCTGCTGCTCCTCGCCGTCCTCAACTCCGTCATAAACCCGATCATCTACTCCTACAGAGACGAGGAAATGTGGACCACCATCAAGAACTTGATGTGCTGCGTTCGCATCGGGACGAGGCGACAGAGGTCGTCCAAGGCCAACATTCAACGCGGCTCAGGTCGGGAGACGAGCAGCAGCCTGAAAGAGAATACAGCAGAGGACAGCAAGGTCTCCACACAGGAGATGCTGAAGTCTTGA